The following coding sequences lie in one Eleginops maclovinus isolate JMC-PN-2008 ecotype Puerto Natales chromosome 21, JC_Emac_rtc_rv5, whole genome shotgun sequence genomic window:
- the znf438 gene encoding LOW QUALITY PROTEIN: zinc finger protein 438 (The sequence of the model RefSeq protein was modified relative to this genomic sequence to represent the inferred CDS: deleted 1 base in 1 codon): MKSLQFRSIAPKAPAVVPSPSPAVLSCQPPSALPEAATATSPKSIIVPTQNYALMQIAGQDGTFSLVALPPSVSSQTPQQQQQQTQTNPKLPIPRYQPVRSKGTTDKVKSPQMAARVKTVPKVVSSAQSLSVPCGPTVVKIKQHEQTKDILVPKEEPSEQVILIDPASSDISVTALLPDNAVLYPGSQLERAPDCSERPATTSLIQNLQYPPGAAKGSPSKSLEESKTTMRLCQSNSVVAQPQSSITVLSSAIFSKAVQIIPSPPKGKLPILPYSKMKNTLIPAAQLSNLSPEKKGFSSQTGLTTSLDPTSKTLETSEALVQNQVPNSTLQPNTKTTLMPVLGTLQKPPGKKRGRKRKTMEDILAFEARKKRSLSFFRRRVPEKPPAVVPGSKQKEVDISKKYRSIRPKPMLVMETVPQLVSLPAVTTDAQEQELVLGHQLPTTITTKALDSPPPPAPVTLPLKGASHTRVFVSSRPLHRCPTCSRCFQFKHHLQSHMNSHTNSRPYACPVCRKAYAHSGSLSTHMKLHHSEVRPRRSLCCEFCEKSFGYVGVYFSHLREVHKVVLTVEPSISHHEDDLSVEGANSPEPSDEQDREDPVELQIKCGRCQAITPTFADMKMHLLYVHGEEIPVPHHDGQQLRGGREAENELVKHAAHYWRQLNEKRNLVKCGSCDEEFVSFSKLKRHIMSHHHGQEGEDSVTLSSPESSGGLGVLAAGAAFNCVLCSEVLDTKDGVMEHWRSRHHCEQPSLLWDALSSYSGQEEGEAEGDLDTPAPSPHYPA; this comes from the exons ATGAAGAGCCTTCAGTTCAGGAGTATCGCCCCTAAGGCCCCGGCCGTGGtgccctccccctcccctgcGGTCCTGTCCTGCCAGCCTCCCTCTGCCCTCCCTGAGGCTGCCACCGCCACCAGCCCCAAGTCCATCATTGTGCCCACCCAAAACTATGCACTGATGCAAATAGCAGGTCAGGATGGCACTTTTTCTCTGGTGGCGCTTCCCccttctgtctcctctcagacaccacagcagcaacagcagcaaacTCAAACAAACCCGAAACTGCCCATTCCCAGATACCAGCCAGTGAGAAGCAAGGGGACCACAGATAAGGTCAAGTCACCACAAATGGCTGCCAGGGTGAAAACTGTCCCCAAGGTGGTGTCCTCAGCACAATCCTTGTCAGTTCCCTGTGGGCCAACAGTTGTGAAGATCAAGCAACATGAGCAAACAAAGGATATCCTAGTGCCGAAAGAAGAGCCTTCAGAGCAGGTGATTCTGATTGACCCAGCGTCCTCTGATATCTCCGTCACTGCTCTACTGCCAGACAATGCAGTCTTGTACCCGGGTTCTCAGTTAGAGCGAGCACCAGATTGCTCTGAACGACCTGCTACAACTAGTCTTATTCAGAACCTCCAGTACCCCCCTGGTGCTGCAAAAGGATCCCCAAGTAAATCGCTTGAGGAAAGCAAGACCACAATGAGGCTGTGCCAATCAAATTCTGTTGTAGCCCAACCCCAGAGCAGTATAACTGTCCTGTCCTCAGCCATTTTCAGCAAAGCGGTCCAGATAATCCCGTCCCCACCAAAGGGTAAACTGCCCATTCTGCCCTACTCTAAGATGAAGAACACCCTCATCCCGGCCGCCCAGCTCAGCAATTTGTCTCCAGAGAAGAAGGGTTTCTCTAGCCAGACAGGACTCACCACCTCCTTAGATCCTACATCCAAGACCCTTGAAACATCTGAAGCCTTGGTTCAGAACCAGGTCCCAAACTCAACTCTTCAGCCCAACACAAAGACCACACTCATGCCTGTGTTGGGAACCCTACAGAAACCACCTGGtaagaagagggggaggaagagaaagacaatGGAGGACATCTTGGCATTTGAGGCGAGAAAGAAGAggtctttgtcttttttccgTAGAAGAGTCCCGGAGAAACCACCAGCAGTTGTTCCAGGCTCTAAACAAAAAGAAGTTGATATTTCGAAGAAGTACCGCAGCATAAGGCCCAAGCCCATGTTGGTCATGGAGACAGTTCCCCAACTGGTTAGTCTGCCTGCTGTTACAACAGATGCCCAAGAACAGGAGCTTGTACTTGGTCATCAACTCCCTACCACTATAACAACCAAGGCCCTGGACAGTCCTCCTCCACCAGCCCCGGTGACC TTACCACTGAAAGGTGCTTCGCATACAAGAGTGTTCGTAAGCAGCCGTCCGCTTCACCGTTGCCCTACCTGCAGCCGCTGTTTCCAGTTCAAGCATCATCTCCAGAGCCACATGAACAGTCACACCAACAGCCGGCCCTACGCCTGCCCAGTCTGCCGCAAAGCATACGCTCACTCAGGAAGCCTGAGCACCCACATGAAGCTTCACCACTCCGAGGTACGCCCACGTCGGTCGCTGTGCTGCGAGTTCTGCGAGAAGTCCTTTGGATATGTGGGGGTTTACTTCAGTCATCTGAGAGAGGTTCACAAGGTGGTCCTGACCGTGGAGCCGTCCATCAGCCATCACGAGGATGACCTGTCAGTAGAGGG GGCCAACTCCCCAGAGCCGTCAGATGAGCAGGATCGTGAAGAccctgtggagctgcagattAAATGTGGCCGCTGCCAAGCCATCACTCCCACTTTTGCCGACATGAAGATGCATTTGCTTTATGTGCATGGGGAGGAGATCCCGGTTCCACATCATGATGGTCAACAACTGCGCGGTGGCCGGGAGGCTGAAAACGAGCTGGTAAAGCATGCTGCCCACTACTGGCGTCAGCTCAATGAGAAGCGCAACCTGGTCAAGTGCGGCAGCTGCGACGAGGAGTTTGTCTCCTTCTCCAAACTTAAGAGGCACATCATGTCCCACCACCATGGCCAAGAGGGGGAGGATAGTGTTACCCTCTCTTCACCAGAAAGCAGCGGAGGACTTGGGGTCCTCGCAGCAGGTGCAGCCTTCAACTGCGTGCTTTGCAGCGAGGTGTTGGACACTAAAGACGGAGTTATGGAGCACTGGAGGAGTCGCCACCACTGTGAGCAGCCCAGCCTTCTGTGGGACGCACTGAGCTCCTACTCCGGCCAGGAAGAAGGTGAGGCTGAAGGGGATCTAGACACTCCTGCCCCAAGTCCACACTATCCAGCTTAG